The Dreissena polymorpha isolate Duluth1 chromosome 10, UMN_Dpol_1.0, whole genome shotgun sequence genome includes a region encoding these proteins:
- the LOC127848558 gene encoding cysteine-rich venom protein ENH2-like isoform X2 encodes MDIVLFALFLLVTGEVLGQVPPNLTCYSPRPFNPTCIDRYAAFLGHLNCENRPLTGKTIKISDTDLATIAALHNEIRTHVSPPAADMRLMKENPGLSSTADRWVRRCTADSTWYQRTSPGGYILGQNHLYSKSFINWTDVVKTWEQEKTNFAYGSTGNNASLVGNYKQMIWGETSSVGCSAANCGTFFIYICLYATIPNPQPLDQPYKESVSNSSCDDCPGHCNASTHLCDYGGLICLSGSKLNMTTYMCDCVSTVLPGTYSGSECSLNCVGTNDIDSECSRSLRGTCDTNMHTMFRCPWMCNVCPYSGSSWSVTIISRMPWEKGLPLCTTTTLATTLRISSSGSSSSFPAQHNSGPTAMSRPHAMGTCSTVWFMLIMSFCNTR; translated from the exons ATGGATATAGTGTTGTTTGCCCTCTTTTTGCTGGTAACAG gAGAAGTATTGGGACAGGTACCGCCAAACCTAACGTGTTATTCGCCA AGACCGTTCAATCCAACCTGTATCGACCGGTATGCGGCATTCCTTGGTCATCTCAATTGTGAAAACCGACCATTGACAGGAAAGACGATCAAAATATCAGACACAG ACCTCGCAACTATTGCTGCCTTGCACAACGAGATCCGGACCCATGTATCTCCCCCAGCGGCAGACATGCGGCTTATG AAGGAGAACCCTGGCCTAAGTAGCACAGCAGACAGATGGGTGCGCCGATGCACGGCCGATAGTACTTGGTACCAGCGAACGTCGCCAG GTGGATACATTCTTGGCCAAAATCATCTGTACAGCAAATCATTCATTAACTGGACAGATGTCGTGAAAACATGGGAGCAGGAAAAGACGAATTTCGCTTACGGCTCAACGGGAAATAACGCGTCACTAGTTGGAAATTACAAACAG ATGATTTGGGGTGAAACCTCATCTGTTGGATGTAGCGCTGCAAATTGTGGTACTTTCTTCATCTACATCTGCCTGTATGCTACCAT ccCTAACCCCCAGCCATTAGATCAGCCATACAAAGAGTCTGTGTCAAACTCATCGTGCGACGACTGTCCGGGCCACTGCAATGCAAGCACCCACCTCTGTG ACTACGGTGGATTGATATGCCTCAGCGGGTCTAAGTTGAACATGACTACATACATGTGTGATTGCGTGTCAACCGTGTTGCCAGGAACATACAGTGGCAGTGAATGCTCGT TAAACTGCGTTGGAACCAATGACATCGATTCAGAATGTTCAAGGTCACTACGTGGCACGTGCGACACGAACATGCACACGATGTTCCGTTGCCCTTGGATGTGTAACGTCTGTCCGT ACTCGGGTTCAAGTTGGAGCGTCACTATTATATCGCGGATGCCATGGGAGAAGGGTCTTCCGTTATGCACAACAACGACGCTCGCAACAACTCTGCGCATTAGCAGCAGCGGCTCGTCTTCTTCCTTTCCAGCGCAGCACAACAGTGGACCTACTGCAATGTCACGACCACACGCTATGGGGACATGTTCCACTGTTTGGTTTATGTTAATTATGTCTTTTTGTAACACGCGGTAA
- the LOC127848558 gene encoding cysteine-rich venom protein ENH2-like isoform X3: MDIVLFALFLLVTGEVLGQVPPNLTCYSPRPFNPTCIDRYAAFLGHLNCENRPLTGKTIKISDTDLATIAALHNEIRTHVSPPAADMRLMKENPGLSSTADRWVRRCTADSTWYQRTSPGGYILGQNHLYSKSFINWTDVVKTWEQEKTNFAYGSTGNNASLVGNYKQMIWGETSSVGCSAANCGTFFIYICLYATIPNPQPLDQPYKESVSNSSCDDCPGHCNASTHLCDYGGLICLSGSKLNMTTYMCDCVSTVLPGTYSGSECSLNCVGNNDIEPECLRSLRGTCDTNMRTMFRCPWMCNVCPYSGSSWSVTIISRMPWEKGLPLCTTTTLATTLRISSSGSSSSFPAQHNSGPTAMSRPHAMGTCSTVWFMLIMSFCNTR; the protein is encoded by the exons ATGGATATAGTGTTGTTTGCCCTCTTTTTGCTGGTAACAG gAGAAGTATTGGGACAGGTACCGCCAAACCTAACGTGTTATTCGCCA AGACCGTTCAATCCAACCTGTATCGACCGGTATGCGGCATTCCTTGGTCATCTCAATTGTGAAAACCGACCATTGACAGGAAAGACGATCAAAATATCAGACACAG ACCTCGCAACTATTGCTGCCTTGCACAACGAGATCCGGACCCATGTATCTCCCCCAGCGGCAGACATGCGGCTTATG AAGGAGAACCCTGGCCTAAGTAGCACAGCAGACAGATGGGTGCGCCGATGCACGGCCGATAGTACTTGGTACCAGCGAACGTCGCCAG GTGGATACATTCTTGGCCAAAATCATCTGTACAGCAAATCATTCATTAACTGGACAGATGTCGTGAAAACATGGGAGCAGGAAAAGACGAATTTCGCTTACGGCTCAACGGGAAATAACGCGTCACTAGTTGGAAATTACAAACAG ATGATTTGGGGTGAAACCTCATCTGTTGGATGTAGCGCTGCAAATTGTGGTACTTTCTTCATCTACATCTGCCTGTATGCTACCAT ccCTAACCCCCAGCCATTAGATCAGCCATACAAAGAGTCTGTGTCAAACTCATCGTGCGACGACTGTCCGGGCCACTGCAATGCAAGCACCCACCTCTGTG ACTACGGTGGATTGATATGCCTCAGCGGGTCTAAGTTGAACATGACTACATACATGTGTGATTGCGTGTCAACCGTGTTGCCAGGAACATACAGTGGCAGTGAATGCTCGT TAAACTGCGTTGGAAACAATGACATCGAACCAGAATGTTTAAGGTCACTACGTGGTACATGCGACACGAACATGCGCACGATGTTCCGTTGCCCTTGGATGTGTAACGTCTGTCCGT ACTCGGGTTCAAGTTGGAGCGTCACTATTATATCGCGGATGCCATGGGAGAAGGGTCTTCCGTTATGCACAACAACGACGCTCGCAACAACTCTGCGCATTAGCAGCAGCGGCTCGTCTTCTTCCTTTCCAGCGCAGCACAACAGTGGACCTACTGCAATGTCACGACCACACGCTATGGGGACATGTTCCACTGTTTGGTTTATGTTAATTATGTCTTTTTGTAACACGCGGTAA
- the LOC127848558 gene encoding cysteine-rich venom protein ENH2-like isoform X1 — translation MDIVLFALFLLVTGEVLGQVPPNLTCYSPRPFNPTCIDRYAAFLGHLNCENRPLTGKTIKISDTDLATIAALHNEIRTHVSPPAADMRLMKENPGLSSTADRWVRRCTADSTWYQRTSPGGYILGQNHLYSKSFINWTDVVKTWEQEKTNFAYGSTGNNASLVGNYKQMIWGETSSVGCSAANCGTFFIYICLYATIPNPQPLDQPYKESVSNSSCDDCPGHCNASTHLCDYGGLICLSGSKLNMTTYMCDCVSTVLPGTYSGSECSLNCVGTNDIDSECSRSLRGTCDTNMHTMFRCPWMCNVCPYSGSSWNVTVISRMPWEKGLPLCTTTMLATTLRISSSGSSTSFPAQHNSGPTAMSRPHAMGTCFTVWFMLIMSFCNTR, via the exons ATGGATATAGTGTTGTTTGCCCTCTTTTTGCTGGTAACAG gAGAAGTATTGGGACAGGTACCGCCAAACCTAACGTGTTATTCGCCA AGACCGTTCAATCCAACCTGTATCGACCGGTATGCGGCATTCCTTGGTCATCTCAATTGTGAAAACCGACCATTGACAGGAAAGACGATCAAAATATCAGACACAG ACCTCGCAACTATTGCTGCCTTGCACAACGAGATCCGGACCCATGTATCTCCCCCAGCGGCAGACATGCGGCTTATG AAGGAGAACCCTGGCCTAAGTAGCACAGCAGACAGATGGGTGCGCCGATGCACGGCCGATAGTACTTGGTACCAGCGAACGTCGCCAG GTGGATACATTCTTGGCCAAAATCATCTGTACAGCAAATCATTCATTAACTGGACAGATGTCGTGAAAACATGGGAGCAGGAAAAGACGAATTTCGCTTACGGCTCAACGGGAAATAACGCGTCACTAGTTGGAAATTACAAACAG ATGATTTGGGGTGAAACCTCATCTGTTGGATGTAGCGCTGCAAATTGTGGTACTTTCTTCATCTACATCTGCCTGTATGCTACCAT ccCTAACCCCCAGCCATTAGATCAGCCATACAAAGAGTCTGTGTCAAACTCATCGTGCGACGACTGTCCGGGCCACTGCAATGCAAGCACCCACCTCTGTG ACTACGGTGGATTGATATGCCTCAGCGGGTCTAAGTTGAACATGACTACATACATGTGTGATTGCGTGTCAACCGTGTTGCCAGGAACATACAGTGGCAGTGAATGCTCGT TAAACTGCGTTGGAACCAATGACATCGATTCAGAATGTTCAAGGTCACTACGTGGCACGTGCGACACGAACATGCACACGATGTTCCGTTGCCCTTGGATGTGTAACGTCTGTCCGT ACTCGGGTTCAAGTTGGAACGTCACTGTTATATCGCGGATGCCATGGGAGAAGGGTCTTCCGTTGTGCACAACAACGATGCTCGCAACAACTCTGCGCATAAGCAGCAGCGGCTCGTCTACTTCCTTTCCAGCACAGCACAACAGTGGACCTACTGCAATGTCACGACCACACGCCATGGGGACATGTTTCACTGTTTGGTTTATGTTAATCATGTCTTTTTGTAACACGCGGTGA
- the LOC127848552 gene encoding A disintegrin and metalloproteinase with thrombospondin motifs adt-1-like isoform X1: protein MNIGVWIPVGIMCMIRASECIECFSCQNIADPNECRNTSQCSSGQSCSLQTFQADSEIRYTMGCQNNQLCSSLAVSPHSIIGRSVQTRQQYICYECCSTDRCNENLCFHKKPSECTDDETLDCARLNTLFNVCADVHHAKITCPKFCGLCQLVDGNWAEWGTWTQCSVTCANGTQERTRTCSNPPPSNGGLNCNGPAVDIKLCTQQLCPVHGNWTDWSSWSSCSVTCDVGLMKKTRTCTNPRPDRFGDNCYGDASEYAVCQNEHCVAPVHGNWSAWSVWSTCSVTCDGGLQKRLRTCTNPKPNALGDDCVGDHSEYTLCLNEPCGARNGGWSTWGSWQSCSVTCGVGRRLMSRICSNPSPTIYGKACEGNSEAFDVCVNRPCNVVAFNAHGINIILSNNVNTFPTVIFNEGNAYNPYTGHLTAPVDGIYYFTVVICYWPRHALGFAIYKGNADMSSFTRLTINYAYNADDATCTSASSSAKLNRNEHAWVQMNQHYTGELFEAINAWNTFTGALVQEL from the exons ATGAACATAG GAGTTTGGATTCCAGTGGGGATTATGTGCATGATTAGAGCGTCAG aatgcaTAGAGTGTTTCAGTTGTCAAAACATTGCTGATCCTAATGAGTGCAGAAATACTTCACAATGTTCCAGTGGTCAA TCATGCTCTTTACAAACATTCCAAGCTGACTCCGAAATACGCTACACCATGGGATGTCAAAACAATCAG TTATGCAGTTCCCTCGCTGTTAGCCCACACAGTATCATCGGTCGCTCCGTCCAGACGAGACAGCAGTATATATGCTATGAATGCTGCAGTACTGACCGATGCAATGAGAACCTTTGCTTTCATAAAAAAC CTTCCGAGTGCACTGACGACGAAACACTCGACTGCGCTCGATTAAATACTCTGTTTAATGTTTGCGCAGATGTTCATCATGCAAAAATCACGTGTCCAAAGTTCTGTGGCCTGTGTCAGCTCG TTGATGGAAACTGGGCGGAATGGGGCACATGGACGCAGTGCAGTGTGACATGTGCGAATGGAACGCAGGAGCGTACACGCACCTGCAGTAATCCGCCCCCTAGCAACGGTGGCCTAAACTGCAATGGACCAGCTGTTGACATTAAACTGTGCACACAGCAGCTTTGTCCAG TGCATGGAAACTGGACGGATTGGTCCAGTTGGTCTAGTTGCTCAGTTACCTGTGATGTTGGACTAATGAAAAAGACAAGAACCTGCACCAATCCAAGACCAGATAGATTTGGCGACAATTGTTATGGCGATGCTAGCGAATATGCTGTTTGCCAAAATGAACACTGCGTTGCTCCGG TGCATGGCAACTGGTCAGCCTGGTCCGTATGGTCCACTTGTTCTGTCACGTGTGATGGGGGACTTCAGAAGAGATTAAGGACGTGCACCAATCCTAAACCAAACGCTCTAGGCGACGACTGTGTGGGTGATCATAGCGAATATACTTTATGTCTTAATGAACCTTGTGGCGCCAGAA ATGGTGGCTGGTCTACGTGGGGTTCGTGGCAGAGCTGTTCAGTCACCTGTGGAGTAGGTCGCAGGCTGATGAGCAGGATCTGTTCTAACCCGAGTCCAACTATATACGGAAAAGCTTGCGAGGGAAACTCAGAGGCATTTGACGTTTGTGTAAACAGACCGT GTAATGTTGTAGCCTTCAACGCTCACGGGAtcaacataattttgtcaaataatgtCAATACATTTCCAACCGTGATCTTCAACGAAGGCAATGCTTACAATCCCTACACTGGACACTTGACAGCCCCTGTGGACGGAATATATTACTTCACTGTGGTTATCTGCTATTGGCCTCGACATGCTTTGGGTTTTGCCATCTACAAGGGAAATGCCGATATGAGCAGCTTTACACGCTTGACGATTAACTATGCATACAATGCTGACGACGCTACATGTACATCGGCCTCCTCATCTGCTAAGCTGAACAGAAACGAGCACGCCTGGGTTCAAATGAATCAGCATTACACAGGAGAACTATTTGAAGCTATTAATGCTTGGAACACATTTACCGGAGCTCTTGTCCAAGAGCTCTAA
- the LOC127848552 gene encoding A disintegrin and metalloproteinase with thrombospondin motifs adt-1-like isoform X2 has protein sequence MNIGVWIPVGIMCMIRASECIECFSCQNIADPNECRNTSQCSSGQSCSLQTFQADSEIRYTMGCQNNQLCSSLAVSPHSIIGRSVQTRQQYICYECCSTDRCNENLCFHKKPSECTDDETLDCARLNTLFNVCADVHHAKITCPKFCGLCQLVDGNWAEWGTWTQCSVTCANGTQERTRTCSNPPPSNGGLNCNGPAVDIKLCTQQLCPVHGNWTDWSSWSSCSVTCDVGLMKKTRTCTNPRPDRFGDNCYGDASEYAVCQNEHCVAPVHGNWSAWSVWSTCSVTCDGGLQKRLRTCTNPKPNALGDDCVGDHSEYTLCLNEPCGARNGGWSTWGSWQSCSVTCGVGRRLMSRICSNPSPTIYGKACEGNSEAFDVCVNRPCE, from the exons ATGAACATAG GAGTTTGGATTCCAGTGGGGATTATGTGCATGATTAGAGCGTCAG aatgcaTAGAGTGTTTCAGTTGTCAAAACATTGCTGATCCTAATGAGTGCAGAAATACTTCACAATGTTCCAGTGGTCAA TCATGCTCTTTACAAACATTCCAAGCTGACTCCGAAATACGCTACACCATGGGATGTCAAAACAATCAG TTATGCAGTTCCCTCGCTGTTAGCCCACACAGTATCATCGGTCGCTCCGTCCAGACGAGACAGCAGTATATATGCTATGAATGCTGCAGTACTGACCGATGCAATGAGAACCTTTGCTTTCATAAAAAAC CTTCCGAGTGCACTGACGACGAAACACTCGACTGCGCTCGATTAAATACTCTGTTTAATGTTTGCGCAGATGTTCATCATGCAAAAATCACGTGTCCAAAGTTCTGTGGCCTGTGTCAGCTCG TTGATGGAAACTGGGCGGAATGGGGCACATGGACGCAGTGCAGTGTGACATGTGCGAATGGAACGCAGGAGCGTACACGCACCTGCAGTAATCCGCCCCCTAGCAACGGTGGCCTAAACTGCAATGGACCAGCTGTTGACATTAAACTGTGCACACAGCAGCTTTGTCCAG TGCATGGAAACTGGACGGATTGGTCCAGTTGGTCTAGTTGCTCAGTTACCTGTGATGTTGGACTAATGAAAAAGACAAGAACCTGCACCAATCCAAGACCAGATAGATTTGGCGACAATTGTTATGGCGATGCTAGCGAATATGCTGTTTGCCAAAATGAACACTGCGTTGCTCCGG TGCATGGCAACTGGTCAGCCTGGTCCGTATGGTCCACTTGTTCTGTCACGTGTGATGGGGGACTTCAGAAGAGATTAAGGACGTGCACCAATCCTAAACCAAACGCTCTAGGCGACGACTGTGTGGGTGATCATAGCGAATATACTTTATGTCTTAATGAACCTTGTGGCGCCAGAA ATGGTGGCTGGTCTACGTGGGGTTCGTGGCAGAGCTGTTCAGTCACCTGTGGAGTAGGTCGCAGGCTGATGAGCAGGATCTGTTCTAACCCGAGTCCAACTATATACGGAAAAGCTTGCGAGGGAAACTCAGAGGCATTTGACGTTTGTGTAAACAGACCGTGTGAGTAG